Proteins from a single region of Echeneis naucrates chromosome 14, fEcheNa1.1, whole genome shotgun sequence:
- the nyap1 gene encoding neuronal tyrosine-phosphorylated phosphoinositide-3-kinase adapter 1, whose translation MSSGSAQDVAVEHFLRDIERRSKWLHCAVIGCEEERPRSDMNLLYRKSRLDWRQRDQDGSKKSSAQNDPSATVGKVRDLASFRRHFRMGFMTMPASQDLSPHSCASAMAPRSQSCHAVGAGDTSLENGDYSDTQSQHGGRCPPAKPKRHPSTRLSSSSADSRGPPETPPPPPPSHSQGKHSEKKNAMKKSDSGEIGTKKVPPLKPKRSPSTQLSFDPLPSRVPPATSLPFQASDSQIQMGDGEDEPVYIEMVGQVFTRDSQTATPHPVTPVATTPDSDSDQSEAIYEEMKYPLQEDRESQRHLPPKHEKLKTSKHFHVTPTSSSSSSSLPRPSSSSPSYSKPKATVSISHSSPLPSSASSTPVPQVLSSSPHTPRAPTPYLLQGSKSEPEANTKIPAPFPNLLQHRPPLLAFPQPAAASSGVGVQNKSASVKMGTQTSSVTTQASISSSSSSNVPISLSGSKESSGGSTTQQDKHSRDSQLGPAPGLRARSHSTPLPPSSKSTSPFSHHHHHPHHRPSHYHHYRKPERGDSPAPTKSSSQASNQATVQTQTSSTVKEGKSVSFLLKSDKGEKDKDRDKDRDRDRDRDRDRDRDRDRDRDRDRDRERDNRERDRDRDGGPHSLQMDSATTSSSQTCPSSISSTPTPLSSSQRPHSRPHLRSHTPHGLPAYKPPSSDSPLLWTYPSGGFRRPPAYESLRGTSQTPSLQQPSSLTGVSEGVSKSNGGSASLQSKVGFMPWDSSASLAADEASYWPMQRKLSFSHGSRETEKDEGRAWNGSADALLRMDKEDLGMGSRGGHSGIPVHFSGGTSRVLGHTESLAGVDSSLGFRALPRVGMPLPCQTFPACRNGEVGRLGRSSSAAGVRQVGGGDVQRQSSLPAREAFNQLHGLAQPPAPCSPGVSRQQQQLQLHQQQLQLKQQLQQLQQQHHLQLHFQQLAQLAQGQPPVSGGTTPTTTQTQRDGKLLEVIERKRCLCKEIKAHRRPDKSLCKQDSMPILPSWRRTPEPRKTGTPPCQRPQAVVWDTAI comes from the exons ATGAGCTCTGGCTCAGCCCAGGATGTGGCAGTCGAACATTTCCTGCGTGACATAGAGAGGAGAAGCAAGTGGCTACACTGCGCTGTGATAGGCTGCGAGGAGGAGCGACCGCGCAGCGACATGAATCTGCTATATCGTAAGAGCCGTTTGGACTGGAGGCAGAGGGACCAAGACGGAAGTAAAAAGAG CTCTGCCCAAAACGACCCCTCCGCTACTGTTGGCAAAGTCAGAGACTTGGCTTCTTTTCGCCGCCACTTCCGAATGGGTTTCATGACCATGCCGGCCTCCCAGGACCTTTCCCCTCACTCCTGTGCCTCCGCCATGGCACCCCGCTCACAGTCCTGCCATGCTGTTGGCGCCGGGGATACAAGTCTAGAGAATGGAGATTATTCCGACACTCAATCCCAACATGGTGGTCGTTGCCCCCCAGCCAAACCAAAACGCCACCCAAGCACTCGCCTCAGCTCCTCATCTGCTGACAGCAGAGGGCCTCCTGAGACGCCgccacctcctccacccagTCACTCACAGGGTAAACactcagagaagaaaaatg CCATGAAGAAGTCTGACTCTGGAGAGATTGGCACTAAGAAGGTACCTCCTTTAAAGCCCAAGAGAAGTCCCAGCACCCAACTTTCCTTCGACCCCCTTCCTTCACGTGTGCCTCCTGCCACATCCCTGCCTTTCCAGGCATCGGACTCTCAAATTCAGATGGGAGATGGGGAGGATGAACCAGTCTATATAGAGATGGTGGGCCAAGTTTTCACCAGAGACAGTCAGACAGCCACCCCCCACCCTGTGACCCCTGTGGCCACCACACCTGACTCTGACTCAGACCAGAGTGAGGCTATCTATGAGGAGATGAAATATCCTCTGCAAGAGGACAGAGAGTCCCAGAGACACCTCCCTCCAAAACATGAGAAACTGAAAACCTCAAAACACTTCCATgtcacccccacctcctccagcagctcctcctctttgccccgcccttcctcttcctctccttcctacTCCAAACCCAAAGCCACTGTGTCAATCTCtcattcttctcctcttccctcctctgcatCCTCCACCCCTGTACCACAGGTCCTCTCCAGCAGTCCACACACGCCTCGTGCTCCTACTCCCTACCTGCTGCAAGGGAGTAAATCTGAGCCTGAGGCCAACACAAAGATCCCAGCCCCTTTCCCCAATCTTCTGCAGCACCGCCCCCCGCTTCTTGCCTTccctcagccagcagcagcctCCAGCGGGGTTGGGGTGCAAAACAAATCTGCTTCTGTTAAAATGGGAACTCAAACATCCAGCGTGACAACTCAAGCCAgcatctcctcctcatcttcctctaaTGTTCCCATATCCCTGTCGGGCTCCAAAGAGTCCTCAGGAGGAAGTACAACCCAGCAGGACAAACACAGCCGAGATTCCCAGTTAGGCCCAGCTCCTGGACTGAGAGCCAGGAGCCACTCCACACCTTTGCCTCCTTCTTCAAAATCCACCTCACCTTTctcccatcaccaccaccacccccaccatcGACCCTCACACTATCATCATTATCGcaagccagagagaggagactCTCCCGCTCCAACCAAGAGCAGCTCTCAAGCTTCAAACCAGGCCACAGTCCAGACCCAAACCTCAAGTACAGTCAAGGAAGGCAAGTCTGTTAGCTTCCTCCTGAAGTCTGATAAAGGAGAGAAGGATAAGGACAGGGATAAGGACAGGGATAGAGACAGGGATAGGGACAGGGATAGGGACAGGGATAGGGACAGGGATAGGGATAGGGACAGGGATAGAgagagggaca acagagaaagGGATCGGGATAGGGATGGAGGGCCACACTCCTTGCAGATGGACAGTGCTACCACCAGTAGCAGCCAAACATGTCCAAGCAGCATCAGCTCAACCCCTACGCCGTTATCCTCGTCCCAGCGTCCTCATTCTCGTCCACATCTCCGCTCCCACACTCCACACGGACTGCCAGCATATAAGCCTCCCTCTTCAGACAGCCCCCTGCTGTGGACCTACCCGTCCGGGGGCTTCCGGAGACCACCTGCTTACGAGAGCCTGCGAGGAACCTCTCAGACACCATCTCTGCAACAGCCCTCAAGTCTTACAGGTGTCAGTGAGGGGGTGTCCAAGAGTAACGGAGGGTCTGCTTCCCTCCAGTCTAAAGTTGGTTTCATGCCCTGGGACAGCAGTGCCAGCTTAGCTGCAGATGAAGCATCTTACTGGCCTATGCAGAGGAAATTATCCTTCAGCCAtgggagcagagagacagaga AGGATGAAGGGCGTGCGTGGAATGGCAGTGCTGATGCCTTGTTAAGGATGGATAAAGAGGATCTGGGGATGGGGTCTCGAGGAGGACACTCAGGCATCCCAGTCCACTTCAGTGGTGGCACAAGCAGGGTCCTTGGTCACACTGAGTCCTTAGCTGGCGTGGACAGCAGCCTGGGATTCAGAGCCCTCCCTAGAGTGGGGATGCCTCTTCCCTGCCAGACCTTTCCTGCCTGTCGCAATGGAG AAGTTGGGCGGCTGGGccgctcctcctctgctgctggagtgAGGCAGGTGGGTGGAGGAGATGTCCAGAGGCAGAGCAGTCTACCAGCACGAGAAGCCTTCAATCAG ttgcaCGGCCTGGCCCAGCCTCCAGCGCCCTGCAGCCCCGGTGTGtcccggcagcagcagcagcttcagctccaccagcagcagctgcagttaaagcagcagctccagcagcttcagcaacAGCACCACCTGCAGCTGCATTTCCAGCAGCTCGCCCAGCTGGCACAGGGACAGCCGCCTGTCAGCGGAGGCACCACCCCGACCACGACGCAGACCCAGAGAGACGGCAAGCTGCTCGAAGTCATCGAGCGTAAACGCTGCCTGTGCAAAGAGATCAAGGCCCACAGGCGCCCTGACAAAAGCCTGTGCAAGCAGGACAGCATGCCCATCCTCCCTAGCTGGAGACGGACACCTGAGCCCCGTAAGACTGGCACACCACCCTGCCAAAGGCCACAGGCCGTGGTGTGGGACACAGCGATCTGA